GACTAACGAAGGCGCGAGCTGGGACATTATCAGTCCCGACCTGACGCGCAATGATCGCAGCAAGCTCGGGCCGTCGGGGGGGCCGGTTACACGGGATAATGTGGGCACCGAGTACTATTGCACGATCTTCGCGTTCTGCGAATCTCCCAAAACCCCGGGAGTGCTCTGGGCCGGATCCGATGATGGCTTGGTCCACGTGTCGAAAGACAACGGAAAGACATGGAACAAGGTGACCCCTGATGAGCTCCCCGAGTGGGCGCTGGTCAGCATTATCGAAGCATCGCCACACGACCCTGCGGTGGCGTACGTAGCGGCAACCCGCTACAAGCTTGGGGATTTGCGACCGTATCTGTTCAGGACGACCGACTACGGCAAGACATGGACGCGCATAGTCGAGGGCATTCCGGAGAATCGTCTCACCCGAGTGATTCGGGAGGACCCTGTCCGTAAAGGACTGCTCTATGCTGGTACCGAGGCTGGCGTATTTTTTAGCTTGGATAACGGTGGACACTGGGAACCAATTGGGAACGGTCTCCCAGTGGTGTCCATCCACGATCTGGTAGTCAAGGACCACGAATTGGTGCTTGCAACACACGGTCGGTCCTTCTGGGTATTAGATGACGTGTCACCTCTGCGCCAACTCTCCGACGAGATACGGCGGGCTGAGGCGCATTTGTTTACCCCGCGGCCTACGGTTCGTTCCAACGTGCGCTCGCTGTCGTTCCGCAAGGGCGGGTCCCGTGTATATGCGCGGGCTGGAGGACTGGGGCTCACGGCACAGGCGACTAGCACTGGTGCCGCGATATTGTTGGACGCCGGAGAGAATCCGCCTAACGGTGTGCTAGTTCATTACTGTTTCCGCGAGCGGCCGACGGGGGAAGTGAAACTCGCATTTCTCGATGCTCAGGGACATGTGTTGCGAGAGTATTCCAGCAACGTGATCGCTCAGGAGCAGCACTCCGGAAGGAGCTACTCGCTTACCGAGTCAGAGCAGCCTCTCGTTGTGCCGGCGGAGAAAGGGGCGAATCGATTCGTCTGGAACATGCGGCTAACCGGCGCGGCAGAAGTGCCAGGAGCTGCTCTCTGGTTTGGATTCCTCGGTGGACCGCGTGTGCTTCCTGGTTCCTACCGCGTGCGACTCACCGTTGGAAAAAGCACGCTCACGCAGTCGTTTGAGATCCGGAAGGATCCTCGGACCGTGACGACGGATGCAGACCTTAAAGCGCAGTTTGACTTTCTGCTCGCGGTCCGCGACAAGATTACGGAAGTCCATGAAGCCGTCCTTGATGTTCGCGACATCCGCGATCAGGTACAACAGTGGGTGTCGCGGACAGAAGGTCTAACCGGCGGCGGGGCGCTGGCGGGTGCTGCCAAGGAGCTCAGCGCCCAATTGGACGGCATCGAGAATGAATTGATTCAGTGGCGCGCTCAGGCCTATGAGGACACGTTTCACTATCCGGTCCGATTGAACAACGAACTCGCAACAGTGGCCGATCTCGGGAACATGGCTGATGTTGCACCCACACGCCAGGCCCGCGAGTTATTTGCTGAGCTAACTGCGAGAGCTGATGAGCAATTGGTTCGATTGGCGGACGTGAAGCAACGAGATTGCGTAACGTTTAGCGACGGGCTCCGCGAGCTGGGAGTACCGCCAATTCGCGTCAGAGCGAGGCCCCGGACGAGGTGACGGAGCGGACCGCATTAGTTCTTGGACGGCGCGCCCAGCCAGCTGCGCACATTGTTCACTGTGCATGCTGGCGACCCGCCAGCCGGGCTAGTCGGAGAACCCTTGAACGCCTTATCCCGGGAGGGCATCAATCGGCTCACTAGTGTCCCCGAGCAGGCCCTGGAGCGCCGTCCGCGCCTCGTCGATATCGGCATGGAGGCCCCGCAACGGCATCTCAGGCGTTTCTTCCTAAATCTTTGCGGTATTCGTGGCTGCGCTGTATTCGTTGCGGTGGTCTTCCCGTGCGCAACGGTTGGGCAAGCCCCACGTCAAAGGCCAGACTGGGCGCGGTCATCGGCGCTGCGTTCACCCACGCGCCCGGCCGGGCCGCGCGGGTGACCCGGCCGTAGCGTTCGAGGAGGGTCCAGGACGCCCATGATGACGCAAGCACACCAGCCCCGGTGAGTAGATCCCGTACGTTGTGGAAGCGGCCAGCGCCCGCACCTGGAATCGGTATGCCGTGGCAGGAGGCGGGGAGTATCTGGACCGGTGTTTACGGCAGCGGTTTTGGCGGTACGGCTGCCCGAGTTCATCGAGATCGCCATGGCTCGGGCCGCAGGCGACAGGACCTGAGCGCGTCGCGCGACAACCCACGTTCACGCAGGAGGCCAAGAGACCCCTCAAAACGTGCACGCTTCGACACACCATTCAACGATAAGTCGCGCTAAGCGGGGGATCGAAGGGCTGCGGCATGGCGCGTCGCTCTTTCCAGCCAAGTGCCGGCGCAAGGTCCGGCAGTGTTCGTTGCCTGCGTTGGAGATTCGACCCTACGATATGGTCTTCGCCGACGAGCGTGGTCGCCGCTTCATCTCATACAGTCGGTGGTCAGCCGTTTGAAGCAGCTGGTCTGCAATATCGCCGTCCTCTGGCCACGATGCGATTCCCCAGCTGAACTGAACGTCGAGATGCCCGCCATGATCGACGTCCGTTGGAGCCAGGTCGAACGTCGCGAGGCGACTCAGCATGACCGTCGCCTTGACGGGCGTGGTGTTGCAGAGCAACAACACGAACTCATCGCCACCGTAGCGCGCGGCCACGTCCGTCTGCCGAAGATAGCCGCGCAGAATGTCGCCGACACTCGACAACACTTGATCCCCAATCGCGTGGCCATAGGCGTCGTTAATGGCCTTGAATCCGTCGAGATCTATGCTCACTACGCAAAGGGGGCTGTTCGACCGAGCCGAACGCTGGAGTTCGCTGTGCAGCCGATCCAGCAGCCCCCGCCGGTTTGCCAGGCCGGTCAACGCATCGGTCGTTGCCGCCTCCTGGGCACGCACGCGTTCTTCCATTTCCTGCTGCAACGCTCGACGCGCCTCTTCGGACGTGGCAACAGACCGCCGGTGGCTGTTACAGAGGAGTGTTGTGAATATCGCGGTAGCAAGAACTGGGAGGCCGTGGGCGAGCACCGCGACGTCATTACGGCCGTACACGTACACCCAGTTGGGTGCCACGTAGTTCAGAATCCCATGATGGAGAGCCGTCAGCACAAGCACGAACCATCCCAACCGCCAATCGGAATAGACCGTGACCAACGCCATTACCATGAAGAAATGGAAGTGCATCTCGATGGATCCTCCGCTCATGAACACAAACAAGTACGAATATACGGTGAGAGCAGCGTTCATGATGAGCCGCCACGCATAGTGGTTGCGAAGCCTATCCCAGACGACCGTGGGAACCGCGGCTGCGAGAAACCCGATCATTGACGCCGTCAAGGCTTCAGTGGAACTGAGGATGCGCCAGGAGAACGGTGAGGGCAGCCAAGCGCTGAGCCTGAGATACGAGTTGGTGAACGCCATCAGGACTGTGAATCCGAAGTGCCACCACAGAATCTTGATCATGAACAGATCGATGGTGCGATAGTTCATCGCCCGAGCGTAGCTGCGATTAATGTCGGAGGTCAAGTCTAGGGTCATACAAATCTCCTGCTGGAGACCCGAGCTCCGCTGCAAAGGCGCGTGCCGGTACGAGCCGCGCGCACCCCGTTTCGGTTGGACTCCGCCCGTGGCCCTTTTGCGCCCTAAAGCTACCAGCGATAGACGATATTGCTTTCGCCCCACGCGCAAGCCGCGTGCCTACAGTAGACTTTGCAACCCCCGGTCCCGCCAAGCCGGCAGGTGCTTTGACGTGACCGCGAGTCGCATCGGTGTGCGCTCTGACGCGAGCTTCTTGCCGGACGGCCAAACCGAGCTCCGGCGCGGCGATCGGCTCGCGGTCTTTGCTGCCCGCGCGCGAGGCCGCGGACCTCGATAGGCTCACTGCCGCGTTGGCGGGGGCGTCCGGCCGGGCCACAGAGCGCCACGCCGCAGGATCGCCACGCGAGCTGTCGGCCAACGAGGCGCCCCCTCGGCGTTGGTGGCCGGGGCCGTGGTGGTCAATCCGGATGTCGCACTCGGGTCAGGGGTAGCCGGGCGGCGGTTGCGCGACGCGCGCCTCGGGGCGGGGGTCCTCGTGACGGCCGTTCGCCGAGGTGAGTCCGTGTTTGTGCCGCGGGCGATGATTATTTCCTCGCCGGCGGCCGCGTCGTCATGGTCGTGAGGTCGGACCGGGCGAGAGACGTGCTTGAGTGGTTCCGCTGAGCCGGCGCCGTGTCGACGACGCTGGCGGGACGGGTGTTCGCGCGCGCGCGCACGGGGAAAAGCAGGAAGACGACCTGACGTGCGGACTTACGCCTCGCGTTTAATTTCCGTGCGTGGCAAACACCCCATCCCGAGCCGCGTCTTTCCCGTGGACACCCGGCATCAGCGGGGTGTGTTTGGCTTGCCGCTCGCGACTCGGACGTCTCGTACAGGTCGGGCGTCGTGCTGTCGGCGCGAGATCCCCAGGCAGCTCACGCACAGCGCGCGTGTCGCCTCGGGTATTAGGGCGCGTCTGGCTTGTGGCCGAACATCGGTTCCAACAATCGGGTGAATTCCATTGGAAAGATGAATTTAGCCGCCGGACTGGCTCCGAGCGACCTGAGGGTGTCGAGGTATTGCAGTCCCATCGTGTTGGCATCTACGGTGTGAGCGACCGTGAAGATTTTGTCGAGCGCCAACGAGAACCCCTCGGCTCGGAGAATCGCCGCCTGCCGTTCGCCCTCCGCCCGCAAGATCGCCGCCTGCTTCTCACCTTCAGCAATTGTGATGGCCGCCTGCTTGGTCCCGTCGGCCTCGGTCACGAGCGCGCGGCGAGTTCGCTCAGCCGACATCTGGCGGGTCATCGCGTCTTGGACGTCTTTGGGCGGAGTGACCTCGCGGATCTCCACCGTCGTGACCTTCACTCCCCACCGCTCGGTCACGTCGTCTAGTTTCGCCCGCATCTCCTGGTTGATTTGGTCCCGCTTGGCGAGGACGTCGTCGAGGCTGAGGTTGCCGATCACGGCCCGGAGTCCTGTCGTGGCGATTCCTTGGGCAGCGCCCGCGAAGTTGCCGACCTGGATGACCGTCAGCGCCGCATCAAACACCTTCCAGTAGATTAGAAAATCGATGGATATGGGGGCGTTATCGCGCGTGATGCATGTTTGTGCGGGGATCTCGAGGAAGGCCTCCCGCAAGTCAACGAGGACCGCCCGGTCGGTGATGGGAAAGAGAAACACTACACCCGGACCCTTCTGACCTAGGCTCCGCCCCAGACGGAATACGACATACCGCTGATACTCTCGAGCGATCTTGATCGAAGCGCGCAGCACGAGGACGACGATCACGGCGACCGCAACGAGAATCCCGAGGCCTGTGTGTATCAACGTAAGCCCCCTTTTGCCAGCGCCTCACCGAGCCTCATGCGAACTGGGCACAGTCCCCTTCAAAGCCTAGCAACGCCGACGTGCCGGAGTTTGATCCGTTGGACCGCGCAGTTCAGCGTAAGCATGACAGCACTTTAACGCCTACGCAAGGCTTCTCCCGGCCGCTTCAGCGGCCAATGAGGGAACGCGGGTCCTCTCGAAGCAAGGGCCACCGAACCTGCGGGCGCCGTCCGGCTCGCGCCGCGACCGGGAAACGGAGCTGGCGTCGCGTTGACTGTGTCCAAACTCGAACTCCTCAACAACCTCGGCGGCTTTGCCGACGGTGGCCGAGAGTATCTGACCGTTCTCGGAGAAGACCTGCGCACGCCCGTGTGAGACACCGATGCTCGTCTGCGCCGTCGGGGTACGCTCGGTAACGCCCTTCAAGGCAGGCCACCCGCGGTCGGGCTCGTCACCGACTCGATACGAGGGCATCCTCGGCGTGCACGCTTTCCGCGTCTTGATCATCAGTCGCTGGGGCTTCCCTCAGTTCCGTCCCCTTCTTCGACGCCACGCCCGCTCGTCCAGTGTTCACGTGCAATCGTCCCAGCGCAAGCTCTTCCATCGCAACGAGCACAGGATTGCGCGTGTTCGTCTCGACCGCAGGAAGGTCTCCCCTAATCAGCTGCTCGGCCCGAGCGGCCAAGGCATTCACCATCGCGAACCGTGGGCTGATTTTCACAAGAAGTTCCTCAATAGGACGCTGGCGCATACTCTTCCCTCCGCGAAGTTGGTGAGAGCCGTCGTGTGTCCATCTGTTAAGCGCCGTGATGAAGAGACGTGCGGTGCGGCCAACGCGGGTGAGACCGCTCACCTGTCACGCTTGGGTCCGAGCAAGGAGAGAATGCTCGACCGTTGACCCCTGAGCGGGACATAGGACTTGGATCTTTACCCGTCTCGATCCGGCGTCCCGGAGAAGATCAACCTGAACGCCCCGTCGCAGCGACAGCACGGCACGTTTATGAAACCAAAGGGTACCGTTTCCGCAGCGTGTACGTCTGCGCCCGATCCCGTACTTGCTGATCGATCTGAAGACTCGGATAGTCAAGGCGCGCGCGAGTTGCGCTCGCGGTGATACGGCCTTCCGAAATCCCCCAACACGTTCGAAGCGTGCGACTCACAGCGGACAATACTCCAACGGTTCCGTTGAGTACCAGGCGCCCCCTGCGCGAAAACGCGGTCCCAGGCCAGTTGCCGTCAAGATAGCCGCAGAGAAACGGCACAGCGAACTGGTTCGGGAGGTCGTTCAACAATGCCGGGTCGTCGCCATAGGTAATCGACGGAACGCCCCACGGGAGCAGCGCCTTACACAGCATCGGCTCCCGAACGTACACTTGCCAGCCTAGGAGGCTGCTTTCGCAGTACTCTGGGCGCAGGCGGGATTCGGCCATATCGTCCATGAGCCTCGCCACGTGGCTTTCGGCACGATCGCCCAACGTAACAACGAGCGCCATGGACGAACCCTGTCCGGAAATCCACCCTGCGGCCGTGAGGAAACCCACCCAGTAGAGCTGCACATCCGCGTGGGTGTGCCCGGGGGCCGCCACCTGGGTATTGAGAAGGCTCACCGGATCGGTGACCCGCCCGTGGGTCGCCGGTGCCAGTGCGCGGGTGACGTCCACCAGGGGAAGTTCGTAGAATTCGGCGATCGCCGTTGGGGCCAAGCCGCGACGCGCGGCCGCTCGAATGGCCATGATCTCAGCGCGTTTCTCCGGGGCCAATTCCCGCACGCGGAGTGTCATACGAGTCCAGGGACGGCGTTGACCCAAGCACTATCGCCCGGCGCCCTGACCAATGCGACGTCGTCTGTCACGACCGCGGAATCGATGCGAACGAACATGCTCGGCACCCACGAAGTGTGGCCTGTGGTCCCATCTTCATCCTCTGGGAACCGGCCACGGGCGGAAAAGCCGAGGGGCAGGGCCGCCGTCGATAGGAAGGTGAAGTAGCATAAGTATACCGCAGAACGGCCCCGATAGCCAATCGACCCGGTGATTCGGTAGTGTCAAGTCTTTTGTGTAAATTCCCGTGAGGGAGAGCGTCTCGCCTGGCGTCTGTTCGTAGCCTGGAAGATCGCATAAACAATGCGCTCGCAACTGGCGACGTTGGTGAAGCACGTCATCGGACGCGTGCGGCGGCGGACCTCTCGGAACACCCGCTCAATCGCGTTAGTCGTGCGGACTCGGCGCCAGTCCGCCTCGGCGACGGTATAGAAGGCCAGCAGCGCGTCGCTCTCCC
This genomic window from bacterium contains:
- a CDS encoding SPFH domain-containing protein; translation: MHTGLGILVAVAVIVVLVLRASIKIAREYQRYVVFRLGRSLGQKGPGVVFLFPITDRAVLVDLREAFLEIPAQTCITRDNAPISIDFLIYWKVFDAALTVIQVGNFAGAAQGIATTGLRAVIGNLSLDDVLAKRDQINQEMRAKLDDVTERWGVKVTTVEIREVTPPKDVQDAMTRQMSAERTRRALVTEADGTKQAAITIAEGEKQAAILRAEGERQAAILRAEGFSLALDKIFTVAHTVDANTMGLQYLDTLRSLGASPAAKFIFPMEFTRLLEPMFGHKPDAP
- a CDS encoding glycosyl hydrolase, with the translated sequence MIYAGMGESCIRGNVADGDGVYRSSDRGRTWQAVGLADTRHIARIRVHPRNPDLVYVAALGHVYDPNPDRGVFRSTNGGKTWQRALFRSDRAGACDLSMDPTNPRILYAAIWESYRTPWALASGGPGSGLFKTTDGGDTWTELTDNPGFPGGIKGRIGVAVSPARPDRVWAIVEAEEGGIFRSDDAGATWERLNSEREPRQRPFYYSHIFADPTDAETAYIANLDLWKSVDGGRTFSKKSLPHPDHHDLWIDPRDPQRMINGSDGGASASLNGGESWSTLYNQPTAEMYHVTTDNRFPYRIYGAQQDNSTISIPSASHLGAILPNTYHDVGGSESGYIAVRPDDPNIIYGGIFQGMLTRYDHRASEVRDITIWPQNLAGWGAERLKYRFQWTFPIVISPHDPNVLYATGNLVFRTTNEGASWDIISPDLTRNDRSKLGPSGGPVTRDNVGTEYYCTIFAFCESPKTPGVLWAGSDDGLVHVSKDNGKTWNKVTPDELPEWALVSIIEASPHDPAVAYVAATRYKLGDLRPYLFRTTDYGKTWTRIVEGIPENRLTRVIREDPVRKGLLYAGTEAGVFFSLDNGGHWEPIGNGLPVVSIHDLVVKDHELVLATHGRSFWVLDDVSPLRQLSDEIRRAEAHLFTPRPTVRSNVRSLSFRKGGSRVYARAGGLGLTAQATSTGAAILLDAGENPPNGVLVHYCFRERPTGEVKLAFLDAQGHVLREYSSNVIAQEQHSGRSYSLTESEQPLVVPAEKGANRFVWNMRLTGAAEVPGAALWFGFLGGPRVLPGSYRVRLTVGKSTLTQSFEIRKDPRTVTTDADLKAQFDFLLAVRDKITEVHEAVLDVRDIRDQVQQWVSRTEGLTGGGALAGAAKELSAQLDGIENELIQWRAQAYEDTFHYPVRLNNELATVADLGNMADVAPTRQARELFAELTARADEQLVRLADVKQRDCVTFSDGLRELGVPPIRVRARPRTR
- a CDS encoding GGDEF domain-containing protein encodes the protein MTLDLTSDINRSYARAMNYRTIDLFMIKILWWHFGFTVLMAFTNSYLRLSAWLPSPFSWRILSSTEALTASMIGFLAAAVPTVVWDRLRNHYAWRLIMNAALTVYSYLFVFMSGGSIEMHFHFFMVMALVTVYSDWRLGWFVLVLTALHHGILNYVAPNWVYVYGRNDVAVLAHGLPVLATAIFTTLLCNSHRRSVATSEEARRALQQEMEERVRAQEAATTDALTGLANRRGLLDRLHSELQRSARSNSPLCVVSIDLDGFKAINDAYGHAIGDQVLSSVGDILRGYLRQTDVAARYGGDEFVLLLCNTTPVKATVMLSRLATFDLAPTDVDHGGHLDVQFSWGIASWPEDGDIADQLLQTADHRLYEMKRRPRSSAKTIS
- the rpoZ gene encoding DNA-directed RNA polymerase subunit omega, encoding MRQRPIEELLVKISPRFAMVNALAARAEQLIRGDLPAVETNTRNPVLVAMEELALGRLHVNTGRAGVASKKGTELREAPATDDQDAESVHAEDALVSSR